One genomic segment of Mycolicibacterium gilvum includes these proteins:
- a CDS encoding aromatic ring-hydroxylating oxygenase subunit alpha, with translation MTHTESDLDAAIEVEADPDDSTGQIAEDLSDPVTIPVEAYVSEAYARAERDKLWRKVWQQVGRVEEIPEVGSYLTYDILDDSIIVVRTGENTFAAHHNVCMHRGRRLVDVPDGAKNAVGRARKSFVCGFHGWTYGLDGTCTHIREQDDWKGTLTPRNTHLAPVQVDTWGGWLFVNMDPDCEPLADYLFPAAKILEPFGLENMRYKWRKWLYFDCNWKVAMEAFNETYHVFTTHPEFNKFGEFKGWAKAQGRHSNIGYDAPKGMDETKSKIRLGTGDPRISTAEMQVYTMEETNATTTQTLVNAAKRLVDELPEGTPADQVLQHWLASARRDDEARGVIWPTIPPDILGQSGTAWQVFPNFQIGQGLTSALCYSARPDPSYDPNKCIFEVAVFELYPKGEEPATEWAYTPKDSPNWLSVLPQDFSNMAAVQQGMKSAGFPGTLPNPYRERSTVNLHHQLSKYMGTGDPREI, from the coding sequence GTGACCCATACCGAATCAGACCTCGACGCCGCGATCGAGGTCGAGGCAGACCCCGACGACTCGACGGGCCAGATCGCCGAGGACCTGTCGGACCCGGTGACCATCCCCGTCGAGGCCTACGTCTCCGAGGCCTATGCGCGCGCCGAGCGAGACAAGCTGTGGCGCAAGGTGTGGCAACAGGTCGGGCGCGTCGAGGAGATCCCGGAAGTGGGCAGCTACCTCACCTACGACATCCTCGACGACTCGATCATCGTCGTCCGCACCGGCGAGAACACGTTCGCCGCACACCACAACGTCTGCATGCACCGCGGCCGCAGGCTCGTCGACGTCCCCGACGGCGCCAAGAACGCGGTGGGGCGGGCCCGAAAGTCGTTCGTCTGCGGATTCCACGGCTGGACCTACGGTCTGGACGGAACGTGCACCCACATCCGCGAACAGGACGACTGGAAGGGCACGCTGACACCGCGCAACACCCATCTGGCTCCCGTGCAGGTCGACACCTGGGGCGGTTGGCTTTTCGTCAACATGGACCCCGACTGCGAGCCGCTGGCCGACTATCTGTTCCCGGCCGCGAAGATCCTCGAGCCATTCGGGCTGGAGAACATGCGCTACAAGTGGCGCAAGTGGCTGTACTTCGACTGCAACTGGAAAGTCGCGATGGAGGCCTTCAACGAGACCTACCACGTGTTCACCACCCACCCGGAGTTCAACAAGTTCGGTGAATTCAAGGGATGGGCGAAAGCGCAGGGCCGGCACAGCAATATCGGCTACGACGCACCGAAGGGCATGGACGAGACCAAGTCCAAGATCCGCCTCGGCACCGGTGACCCGCGCATCTCGACCGCCGAGATGCAGGTCTACACCATGGAAGAGACCAACGCGACCACCACGCAGACGCTGGTGAACGCCGCCAAGCGGCTGGTCGACGAACTGCCCGAAGGCACCCCGGCCGATCAGGTGCTGCAACACTGGCTCGCCTCGGCCCGGCGCGACGACGAGGCGCGCGGGGTGATCTGGCCGACGATCCCTCCGGACATCCTGGGTCAGAGCGGGACGGCATGGCAGGTCTTCCCGAACTTCCAGATCGGCCAGGGCCTGACGAGCGCGCTCTGCTATTCGGCCCGTCCCGATCCGAGCTACGACCCGAACAAGTGCATCTTCGAGGTCGCGGTGTTCGAGCTGTACCCGAAAGGTGAAGAGCCCGCGACGGAATGGGCCTACACGCCGAAGGATTCACCGAACTGGCTGTCGGTGCTGCCGCAGGACTTCTCCAACATGGCGGCGGTGCAGCAGGGGATGAAGTCCGCGGGTTTCCCGGGCACGCTGCCCAACCCGTACCGCGAGCGCAGCACCGTGAACCTGCACCACCAACTGTCCAAGTACATGGGAACGGGCGACCCCCGCGAGATCTAG